A section of the Roseovarius sp. W115 genome encodes:
- a CDS encoding hydantoinase B/oxoprolinase family protein — MQGAWEFWIDRGGTFTDIVALDPNGEVHTHKLLSENPERYADAAVQGIRDVMGVTGAFPDDAIQAVKMGTTVATNALLERKGERVLLVITKGYRDLLRIGYQTRPRLFDLEIKRPDLLYEDVIEMVERLGAEGEVVRPLDDAPVRAAMQEAFDQGIRAIAIAGLHAYCNPTHENRVADIAREIGFAQVSTSAEVSRLAKLVGRGDTTVVDAYLSPILRRYVDQVAGALDLGRACHQLLFMQSNGGLTEARRFQGRDAILSGPAGGIVGMTQTGEAAGFDKLIGFDMGGTSTDVSHYAGEFERSFETDVAGVRMRAPMMDIHTVAAGGGSICKFEDGRFQVGPESAGADPGPACYRRGGPLAVTDCNVMLGKLNPDHFPAVFGPEGDERLDPETVRAKFGELAQSVAEQTGEALRSPEDMAEGFLRIAVDNMANAIKKISVQRGHDVTGYTLQCFGGAGGQHACLVADALGMRRVLIHPYAGVLSAFGMGLAQISSMKETQLDLPLDQIDTALSRGQTLGDETVADVAAQGGQNIETETRLHLRYDGSHQTIPVAGLTENAARAEFETLHKQRYGFISPTRGIVIDMISVEAAGASGVEARAPVITGTGAIKAKVPVFTEGGWQDVPLYDRETLTPETGIKGPAIITEPTGTNMVEPGWSARLDDLGNLILERSESAKRTEAAGTKADPVLLEVFNNLFMSVADQMGATLANTSWSVNIKERLDFSCAIFDELGDLVANAPHVPVHLGSMSDSIKTVMRLNPDVKPGDAYMLNSPYNGGTHLPDVTVVTPVFVGDKPVFWLGSRGHHADIGGRTPGSAPPDSSHIEEEGVLIDNVKLVDEGTFLDTMAEEILASGTYPCRNVMQNMADLKAQVAANETGRQELLKVVDNFGIDVVTAYMGHVQDNAEESVRRVVDRLKDGQFTYPMDHGAVIEVKVSVNRDAREATIDFTGTSPQHSGNYNAPKSICRAVVLYVFRTMVGADIPLNEGCLKPLNIIIPDGSMLNPERPAAVISGNTEVSQATCNALYGALRVIAGSQATMNNFVWGNDDFQNYETICGGTGAGPGFQGCDAIQGHMTNTRMTDPEILEKRFPVRLETFTIRNGSGGAGKWRGGHGVIRTLRFLEPVTITTLSNHRIIPPFGGDGGDPGKVGRNWAELPDGTVRDMAGNDEIDLPAGSVFGMETPGGGGWGKA, encoded by the coding sequence ATGCAAGGCGCTTGGGAATTCTGGATTGATCGCGGTGGAACCTTCACCGATATTGTTGCTCTTGATCCCAATGGTGAAGTGCACACGCACAAGCTTTTGTCCGAGAACCCCGAACGCTATGCCGACGCCGCTGTTCAGGGCATTCGCGATGTGATGGGTGTGACAGGCGCCTTCCCCGACGACGCCATTCAAGCCGTGAAGATGGGCACGACAGTGGCCACCAACGCTCTCTTGGAGCGCAAAGGCGAACGGGTGCTCTTGGTCATCACCAAAGGCTACCGCGATCTTCTGCGCATCGGGTATCAGACGCGCCCACGTCTCTTTGACCTTGAAATAAAGCGTCCTGATCTTCTCTACGAAGATGTCATTGAGATGGTCGAGCGACTCGGAGCTGAAGGCGAAGTTGTTCGTCCGCTTGACGATGCTCCAGTGCGTGCCGCCATGCAGGAGGCTTTTGATCAGGGTATTCGCGCCATAGCCATTGCCGGGCTGCACGCCTATTGTAATCCCACTCATGAGAATCGCGTCGCCGACATTGCGCGCGAGATCGGCTTTGCGCAGGTCTCTACCAGCGCCGAGGTTTCTCGTCTGGCGAAACTCGTCGGTCGTGGGGACACCACTGTGGTCGACGCGTATCTCTCGCCCATCCTGCGACGCTATGTGGACCAGGTGGCTGGCGCGCTTGATCTGGGGCGGGCCTGTCATCAGCTTCTTTTCATGCAATCTAATGGTGGGCTGACAGAGGCGCGTCGCTTTCAGGGGCGTGATGCGATCCTGTCGGGCCCCGCAGGCGGCATTGTCGGCATGACTCAGACCGGAGAGGCCGCAGGCTTTGACAAGCTCATCGGGTTTGACATGGGCGGCACCTCCACCGATGTCAGTCACTACGCCGGTGAGTTCGAACGCAGCTTTGAAACGGATGTTGCCGGCGTGCGCATGCGCGCGCCGATGATGGATATCCATACGGTAGCGGCCGGTGGAGGCAGTATCTGCAAGTTTGAGGATGGCCGTTTCCAGGTTGGCCCGGAAAGCGCCGGGGCGGATCCTGGTCCGGCGTGCTATCGCCGGGGTGGACCTTTGGCTGTGACCGACTGCAATGTCATGCTGGGTAAGCTGAACCCAGATCACTTTCCGGCGGTCTTTGGTCCTGAGGGCGATGAAAGACTGGACCCTGAAACTGTGCGCGCCAAGTTCGGTGAACTGGCTCAATCTGTCGCTGAACAAACCGGTGAGGCCCTACGCAGCCCCGAGGACATGGCCGAAGGTTTCCTGCGTATTGCCGTCGACAACATGGCGAACGCCATCAAGAAGATCAGTGTGCAGCGTGGTCATGATGTGACCGGGTACACCTTGCAATGCTTTGGCGGTGCAGGCGGGCAGCATGCCTGCCTTGTCGCTGATGCACTGGGCATGCGTCGCGTGCTCATACATCCATACGCTGGCGTGTTGTCGGCCTTCGGTATGGGACTGGCGCAAATTTCTTCTATGAAGGAAACTCAGCTTGACCTGCCTTTGGATCAAATCGACACCGCGCTCTCACGAGGTCAAACGCTTGGTGATGAGACTGTCGCTGATGTCGCCGCACAGGGCGGACAGAACATCGAGACAGAAACCCGCCTGCATCTTCGCTATGACGGCTCACACCAGACCATCCCGGTCGCCGGCCTTACCGAGAACGCCGCCCGCGCCGAGTTCGAAACCCTGCATAAGCAACGCTACGGGTTCATCTCGCCGACACGTGGCATTGTTATTGACATGATCAGTGTCGAAGCTGCCGGAGCAAGCGGTGTCGAGGCGCGCGCGCCAGTGATCACCGGGACCGGGGCGATCAAAGCTAAAGTGCCCGTTTTCACAGAAGGCGGCTGGCAGGACGTGCCGCTTTACGATCGTGAAACACTCACGCCTGAAACGGGTATCAAAGGTCCCGCCATTATCACCGAACCCACCGGCACCAACATGGTCGAGCCGGGCTGGTCTGCGCGTTTGGACGATTTGGGCAACCTCATTCTGGAGCGCTCAGAGAGTGCGAAACGCACAGAGGCCGCAGGCACCAAAGCCGACCCGGTCTTGCTGGAGGTGTTCAACAACCTCTTTATGTCCGTGGCCGATCAGATGGGTGCGACGCTGGCCAATACATCCTGGTCGGTCAATATCAAGGAGCGCCTGGATTTCTCCTGTGCGATCTTCGATGAGTTGGGCGATCTCGTGGCCAACGCACCACATGTGCCGGTGCACCTTGGCTCTATGTCGGACTCGATAAAAACTGTCATGCGCCTCAACCCGGATGTGAAACCTGGCGATGCTTACATGCTGAACTCGCCCTACAATGGCGGCACGCATTTGCCTGATGTCACAGTGGTCACACCCGTCTTTGTGGGCGACAAACCGGTCTTCTGGCTCGGCTCGCGAGGGCATCACGCCGATATTGGGGGACGCACACCCGGAAGCGCCCCGCCCGACAGCAGCCATATCGAAGAAGAAGGTGTTTTGATCGATAACGTTAAGCTGGTTGATGAAGGCACATTCCTCGACACTATGGCCGAAGAGATCCTCGCATCTGGTACGTACCCCTGTCGCAACGTGATGCAGAACATGGCCGATCTCAAGGCGCAGGTTGCCGCCAACGAAACCGGTCGGCAAGAGCTGCTAAAAGTGGTGGATAACTTTGGTATCGACGTTGTGACCGCGTATATGGGCCACGTGCAGGATAACGCCGAAGAAAGCGTGCGGCGCGTGGTTGACCGGCTCAAGGACGGGCAATTCACCTATCCGATGGACCATGGGGCTGTGATTGAGGTCAAGGTCAGTGTCAACCGTGATGCCCGAGAGGCCACGATTGATTTCACCGGAACATCGCCACAACATTCTGGCAATTACAACGCGCCCAAATCCATCTGCCGTGCGGTTGTCTTGTATGTCTTCCGCACCATGGTTGGTGCCGACATCCCACTGAACGAAGGGTGTCTGAAACCTCTGAACATCATCATCCCTGATGGCTCCATGCTCAATCCCGAGCGCCCTGCGGCAGTGATCTCGGGCAACACAGAAGTCAGCCAAGCCACCTGCAACGCGCTTTACGGCGCGCTGCGTGTCATTGCCGGAAGCCAGGCCACGATGAACAACTTTGTCTGGGGGAATGACGATTTTCAGAACTATGAAACCATCTGCGGCGGCACCGGCGCGGGACCAGGTTTTCAAGGCTGCGATGCGATCCAGGGCCATATGACCAACACTCGCATGACCGATCCCGAAATACTGGAAAAACGCTTCCCCGTGCGACTGGAGACTTTCACCATTCGCAACGGTTCAGGTGGTGCGGGCAAGTGGCGCGGCGGGCATGGCGTGATCCGCACATTGCGGTTTCTGGAACCTGTGACCATAACCACGCTTTCTAACCACCGCATTATCCCGCCTTTTGGTGGTGACGGCGGTGATCCAGGGAAGGTTGGCCGCAACTGGGCCGAACTCCCCGATGGCACGGTCCGCGATATGGCGGGCAATGATGAGATAGATCTGCCCGCAGGATCGGTCTTTGGTATGGAAACCCCTGGTGGCGGTGGGTGGGGCAAAGCCTGA
- a CDS encoding TIGR01244 family sulfur transferase, whose product MDIRQLTDDFAVSPQIDVAHMKEIAGAGFRSLLCNRPDGEEMGQTDFAAIEDAAAQEGLEIRWIPIVSGMVTQGAMSEFTAALDEMPKPILAYCRSGTRCTMLWSIAQYGRLDDQEIVSRAAKAGYDMGPLIQQLSNR is encoded by the coding sequence ATGGACATACGTCAGCTAACCGATGATTTTGCCGTGTCGCCACAGATTGATGTAGCGCATATGAAGGAAATCGCCGGGGCTGGGTTTCGGTCACTTCTGTGCAATCGGCCCGATGGCGAAGAGATGGGGCAAACGGATTTTGCCGCCATTGAGGACGCGGCGGCGCAGGAAGGGCTGGAAATCCGCTGGATCCCAATCGTGTCGGGCATGGTGACACAAGGGGCGATGTCCGAGTTCACCGCAGCACTTGATGAGATGCCCAAGCCGATCCTGGCCTATTGCCGGTCCGGCACACGCTGCACCATGCTTTGGAGCATTGCGCAATATGGCCGTTTGGATGACCAGGAGATTGTCAGTCGTGCCGCCAAGGCAGGCTATGACATGGGGCCTTTGATCCAGCAATTGTCAAACCGGTGA
- a CDS encoding 2-dehydro-3-deoxygalactonokinase, giving the protein MSVWTLLGRTPSGVRGFRMDGAQLLEEVAASESGASLALLAKDGPVVRIGDGGAEALPVAVLPGDGTSLSNLEQESPPDVISGWVRLWVAGALASKPNWAGVIVVTHGDVTHWLQISADEVVSVQSVITQRLLTALGGADRLDASALADSMSQPERLAAHLRKADVTGDAAAATGHLMGVELAATRPYWLGQEVIVISEVPGLHMQALEHQAVPCTAYHPQDLLAAGLAALAQSLGYVD; this is encoded by the coding sequence GTGAGTGTCTGGACACTTCTAGGTCGCACGCCAAGTGGCGTGCGCGGGTTCCGCATGGACGGAGCACAACTGCTCGAGGAAGTGGCGGCCTCTGAGAGTGGGGCTTCACTTGCGCTGTTGGCCAAGGATGGTCCAGTGGTGCGAATTGGGGATGGAGGCGCTGAGGCGTTGCCAGTCGCGGTTTTGCCCGGCGATGGAACTAGCCTGTCCAATCTCGAACAGGAAAGCCCGCCGGATGTCATTAGCGGTTGGGTCCGGCTTTGGGTTGCAGGTGCGTTAGCGTCGAAACCGAACTGGGCTGGTGTTATCGTTGTGACTCATGGCGACGTCACCCATTGGCTTCAGATCAGTGCAGATGAAGTGGTCAGCGTGCAATCGGTCATCACTCAACGTTTGTTAACAGCGTTAGGTGGGGCAGACAGGTTGGATGCCTCGGCCCTCGCCGACAGCATGAGCCAGCCCGAAAGATTGGCGGCGCATCTGCGCAAGGCTGATGTGACAGGTGACGCCGCTGCCGCGACAGGGCATCTTATGGGTGTCGAATTGGCGGCCACACGGCCCTATTGGTTGGGGCAAGAGGTCATCGTGATCTCGGAGGTTCCAGGGCTTCATATGCAGGCGTTGGAACATCAGGCTGTACCCTGCACTGCCTATCATCCGCAGGATTTGCTGGCAGCGGGTCTGGCGGCTCTGGCACAAAGCCTTGGGTATGTGGACTAG
- a CDS encoding metal ABC transporter permease, with amino-acid sequence MTGAEFVPLSLPPLVIGICAAIACAVPGNFLLLRKQALIGDAISHVVLPGIVLAFLVTGTLSAWPMMIGAGIAALVAVGLIEAVRRLGRIEPGAAMGVVFTAMFAGGVLLLEQSDTSSVHLDVEHALYGNLESLIWLDATGWSSLFDLEALAGMPPELWRMAITTLVVLVMCVLFWRPLKLSTFDEGFAQTIGLPVNLIGLGLVVTAAIAAVAAFDAVGSIIVIAMFICPPAAARMMTNSLEAQVLWSVVFATVSAVLGYVLAGYGPLWLGFENAVSAAGMIATVSGGILALAAAFGPCRTRSGAPVEV; translated from the coding sequence ATGACCGGCGCCGAGTTTGTTCCTCTTTCCCTGCCGCCGTTGGTCATCGGGATCTGCGCCGCCATCGCCTGCGCTGTTCCGGGAAATTTCCTGCTTTTACGCAAACAGGCCCTCATCGGGGATGCCATCAGCCACGTGGTTCTGCCCGGCATTGTACTCGCCTTTCTGGTGACCGGCACGCTCAGCGCGTGGCCGATGATGATCGGTGCCGGCATTGCAGCTCTTGTCGCTGTGGGTCTCATAGAGGCGGTGCGGCGTCTCGGTCGGATTGAGCCGGGCGCGGCTATGGGGGTGGTGTTCACGGCGATGTTTGCAGGCGGTGTGCTGCTGCTTGAGCAATCGGACACGTCGTCTGTACATCTCGATGTGGAACACGCGCTTTATGGCAATCTGGAAAGCCTGATTTGGCTCGACGCCACTGGGTGGTCTTCGCTCTTTGATCTTGAGGCGCTGGCCGGAATGCCGCCTGAGCTGTGGCGCATGGCGATCACCACGCTTGTTGTGCTTGTGATGTGCGTCCTCTTCTGGCGGCCGCTCAAGCTTTCCACCTTCGACGAAGGGTTTGCACAAACCATTGGGTTACCAGTGAATCTCATTGGTCTTGGCCTTGTTGTAACCGCCGCCATCGCTGCTGTTGCCGCCTTTGATGCGGTGGGATCTATCATTGTTATCGCCATGTTTATCTGCCCGCCCGCTGCGGCCCGCATGATGACCAACAGTCTAGAAGCACAGGTTTTGTGGTCCGTCGTCTTTGCCACAGTTTCAGCGGTGCTGGGATATGTACTGGCCGGGTATGGCCCGCTTTGGTTGGGATTTGAGAACGCCGTCAGCGCGGCAGGGATGATCGCTACAGTTTCGGGCGGCATCTTGGCCCTCGCCGCTGCTTTTGGCCCGTGCCGTACCCGCAGTGGTGCTCCGGTTGAGGTCTAG